The following are from one region of the Ananas comosus cultivar F153 linkage group 20, ASM154086v1, whole genome shotgun sequence genome:
- the LOC109726086 gene encoding putative glycerol-3-phosphate transporter 5: METETLAPDHRLPRRSLLFHQISVLLLTFSAYTSFHASRKPPSIVKSVLSPSSSAAAAINGGWAPFAGPRGPHRLGELDLAFLSSYALAMFASGHLADRADLRRFLALGMLASGAATALFGLAFWWDLHSLAFFLAVQIAGGAAQSIGWPCVVAVVGNWFGKSRERGLIFGIWNSHTSVGNILGSVVASSVLEFGWGWSFVVPGLLIAIVGVIVWAFLVVDPRDLGFEAPASAEVEMSDAGNGAVEGLDGEEIGLLGLEKLPDSGSAEAIGFLEAWRLPGVAPYAFCLFFSKLVAYTFLYWLPFYIRHNGVAGKLVSHKTAGILSTIFDVGGVFGGISAGFISDKISARAITSVLFLLLSIPSLILYRTYGSMSMHLNLGLMLLSGYFVNGPYSLITTAVAADLGTQDMIKGNSRALATVTAIIDGTGSVGAALGPLLTGYISTRGWNSVFFMLIVSISFAIIFLIHLAKSELVSKMSEQK; the protein is encoded by the exons ATGGAGACGGAAACCCTAGCCCCCGATCATCGTCTTCCTCGCCGGAGCCTTCTCTTTCACCAGATCTCCGTCCTCCTCCTCACCTTCTCCGCCTACACCTCCTTCCACGCCTCCCGCAAGCCCCCCAGCATCGTCAAGAGCgtcctctccccctcctcctccgctgccgccgccaTTAATGGCGGATGGGCCCCCTTCGCCGGCCCCCGCGGCCCCCACCGCCTCGGCGAGCTCGACCTCGCCTTCCTCTCCTCCTACGCCCTCGCCATGTTCGCCTCCGGCCACCTCGCCGACCGCGCCGACCTCCGCCGCTTCCTCGCCCTCGGCATGCTCGCCAGCGGCGCCGCCACCGCGCTCTTCGGCCTCGCCTTCTGGTGGGACCTCCACAGCCTCGCCTTCTTCCTCGCCGTCCAGATCGCCGGCGGCGCCGCCCAGTCCATCGGCTGGCCCtgcgtcgtcgccgtcgtcggcAACTGGTTCGGCAAGTCGCGGGAGCGCGGGCTCATCTTCGGGATCTGGAACTCGCACACTTCCGTCGGGAACATCCTCGGCTCCGTCGTCGCCTCCTCGGTGCTGGAGTTCGGGTGGGGGTGGTCGTTCGTCGTACCGGGCCTTCTTATCGCCATCGTCGGAGTGATCGTGTGGGCGTTCTTGGTTGTAGATCCCAGAGATCTAGGGTTTGAGGCTCCGGCCTCCGCGGAGGTCGAGATGAGTGATGCTGGGAATGGAGCGGTGGAGGGTTTGGATGGGGAAGAGATTGGGCTCCTCGGACTGGAGAAGTTGCCCGATTCGGGCTCCGCGGAGGCGATTGGGTTCCTGGAGGCGTGGAGGTTGCCTGGGGTTGCGCCCTACGCCTTTTgcctcttcttctccaagcttgtcGCTTACACTTTCCTCTACTGGTTGCCATTTTACATTCGGCACAATG GTGTTGCCGGCAAGCTCGTGTCACATAAAACTGCTGGAATTCTTTCAACAATATTCGATGTCGGAGGTGTTTTTGGTGGAATTTCAGCGGGATTCATCTCCGATAAAATTTCTGCTCGTGCCATCACTTCAGTTCTGTTCCTTTTGTTGTCAATCCCTTCACTTATTCTTTATCGAACATATGGAAGCATGTCGATGCACCTTAACTTAGGCTTAATGCTTCTGTCTGGTTATTTTGTGAATGGCCCCTATTCTCTTATTACCACGGCAGTTGCCGCTGATCTCGGTACTCAAGACATGATTAAAGGGAATTCCCGAGCATTAGCTACTGTGACTGCCATTATTGATGGTACCGGCTCTGTCGGTGCAGCTCTGGGACCCCTACTTACTGGCTATATTTCAACTAGGGGATGGAATAGTGTATTTTTCATGTTGATTGTTTCGATTTCTTttgctattatatttttaatacacCTTGCGAAATCTGAACTTGTCAGTAAGATGAGCGAGCAAAAGTAG